Sequence from the Gemmatimonadota bacterium genome:
CGAGGCCCGTGAAAACTTGAAGGAAGCCCTGGAGTTATTCTGCGAAACAGCTTCGGGTGACGAATTAAACCGTCGTCTCCATGCGGAAATCTATGTAACACAAGTTGAGGTGCCTGTTGGCTAAACTTCGTGTGCTTTCCGGCCGGAAAGTTTGCGATATCCTG
This genomic interval carries:
- a CDS encoding type II toxin-antitoxin system HicB family antitoxin; this translates as MARLWTAIIEREGDGYVALCPELDVASQGSSVAEARENLKEALELFCETASGDELNRRLHAEIYVTQVEVPVG